A genomic region of Neisseria cinerea contains the following coding sequences:
- a CDS encoding OmpH family outer membrane protein yields the protein MTRFTDKLAAVLIGLCCTVGAHAGAIQKIGFINTERIYLESEQARDIQKTLDSEFSARQDELQKLQHEGLQLERQLAGSKLKDAQKAQAEQKWRGMVEAFRKKQAQFEEDYNLRRNEEFAALQQNANRVIVKIAKQEGYDFILQDVIYVNTQYDITDSVIKEMNTH from the coding sequence ATGACCCGCTTTACCGACAAGCTTGCCGCAGTCCTAATAGGCCTGTGCTGCACCGTAGGCGCGCATGCCGGCGCAATCCAAAAAATCGGCTTTATCAACACCGAGCGCATCTACCTCGAATCCGAACAGGCGCGCGACATCCAAAAAACGCTGGACAGCGAATTTTCCGCCCGTCAGGACGAATTGCAAAAACTGCAACACGAAGGGCTTCAGTTGGAAAGGCAGTTGGCCGGCAGCAAGCTCAAAGATGCGCAAAAGGCGCAAGCCGAACAAAAATGGCGCGGAATGGTCGAAGCGTTCCGCAAAAAACAAGCCCAGTTTGAAGAAGACTACAACCTCCGCCGTAACGAAGAGTTTGCCGCACTCCAACAAAATGCCAACCGCGTCATCGTCAAAATCGCCAAACAGGAAGGTTACGATTTCATTTTGCAAGACGTGATTTACGTCAACACCCAATACGACATCACCGACAGCGTCATCAAAGAAATGAACACCCACTAA
- the fabZ gene encoding 3-hydroxyacyl-ACP dehydratase FabZ, with the protein MDVQLPIEAKDIQKLIPHRYPFLQLDRITAFEPMKTLTAIKNVTMNEPQFQGHFPDLPVMPGVLIIEAMAQACGTLAILSEGGRKENEFFFFAGIDEARFKRQVIPGDQLVFEVELLTSRRGIGKFNAVAKVDGQVAVEAVIMCAKRVV; encoded by the coding sequence ATGGACGTACAACTCCCCATCGAAGCCAAAGATATCCAAAAACTCATCCCCCACCGCTATCCGTTTTTACAGCTCGACCGCATCACCGCCTTCGAGCCGATGAAAACCCTGACCGCAATTAAAAACGTCACCATGAACGAGCCGCAGTTCCAAGGTCATTTCCCCGACCTGCCCGTGATGCCCGGCGTACTCATCATCGAAGCGATGGCGCAAGCCTGCGGCACACTCGCCATCCTCAGCGAAGGCGGCCGCAAGGAAAACGAATTCTTCTTCTTCGCCGGTATAGACGAAGCCCGTTTCAAACGCCAAGTCATCCCCGGCGACCAACTCGTCTTTGAAGTCGAGCTGCTGACCAGCCGGCGCGGCATCGGCAAATTCAACGCCGTTGCCAAAGTAGACGGGCAAGTCGCCGTCGAAGCCGTGATTATGTGCGCCAAACGCGTGGTTTGA
- the lpxA gene encoding acyl-ACP--UDP-N-acetylglucosamine O-acyltransferase: MPLIHPTAVIDPKAELDSSVKVGAYTVIGPNVQIGANTEIGPHAVINGHTSIGENNRIFQFASLGEIPQDKKYRDEPTKLIIGNGNTIREFTTFNLGTVTGIGETRIGDDNWIMAYCHLAHDCVVGNHTIFANNASLAGHVTIGDYVVLGGYTLVFQFCRIGDYAMTAFAAGVHKDVPPYFMASGYRAEPAGLNSEGMRRNGFTAEQISAVKDVYKTLYHRGIPFEETKADILLRAETQAELAVFRDFFAQSTRGIIR, from the coding sequence ATGCCCCTCATCCACCCGACCGCCGTCATCGACCCCAAAGCCGAACTCGACTCCAGCGTCAAAGTCGGCGCGTACACCGTTATCGGCCCCAACGTCCAAATCGGTGCGAATACCGAAATCGGCCCGCACGCCGTCATCAACGGCCACACCAGTATCGGCGAAAACAACCGCATTTTCCAATTTGCCAGCCTCGGCGAAATTCCGCAGGACAAAAAATACCGCGACGAGCCGACCAAGCTGATTATCGGCAACGGCAATACCATCCGCGAATTCACCACCTTTAATTTAGGCACGGTAACCGGCATCGGCGAAACCCGTATCGGCGACGACAACTGGATTATGGCGTACTGCCACCTCGCGCACGACTGCGTGGTCGGCAACCACACCATTTTTGCCAACAACGCCTCGCTTGCCGGACACGTTACCATCGGTGACTACGTCGTTTTGGGCGGCTACACGCTGGTTTTCCAATTCTGCCGCATTGGCGACTACGCCATGACCGCCTTCGCCGCAGGTGTACACAAAGACGTACCGCCCTACTTTATGGCATCGGGCTACCGCGCCGAACCGGCAGGGCTCAACAGCGAAGGCATGCGCCGCAACGGTTTTACCGCAGAGCAGATTTCCGCCGTCAAAGACGTGTACAAAACCCTCTACCATCGCGGCATTCCGTTTGAAGAAACCAAGGCAGACATTCTCCTCCGCGCCGAAACCCAAGCCGAGCTTGCCGTATTCCGAGACTTTTTCGCACAATCGACGCGCGGCATCATCCGCTGA
- the lpxD gene encoding UDP-3-O-(3-hydroxymyristoyl)glucosamine N-acyltransferase: protein MSQTTYTLSQITAQLGGKWQGEDISVTAVRPLADAQAEHISFLANPKYKAEVHDSNAGAVIVSAKAADGFEGRNLIIADDPYLYFAKVARLFSPIVKARGGIHPTAVVEESATVPASCEIGANAYIGANTVLGEGCRILANAVVQHDCKLGDEVVLHPNAVVYYGCTLGRRVEIHSGAVIGADGFGLAFAGDSWFKIPQTGAVTLGDDVEIGSNTNIDRGAMSDTTVGNGTKIDNQVQIGHNCKIGSHTVIAAKTGISGSVTIGSYCIIGGGVGTVGHIEIADKTTIGGGTSVTHSITESGKHLAGIFPMSTHKEWARNAVYIHRLSEMNKRLKTLEQQLSDAGQDSK from the coding sequence ATGAGCCAGACCACCTACACCCTGTCCCAAATCACCGCACAGCTCGGCGGAAAATGGCAAGGGGAAGACATTTCCGTTACCGCCGTGCGCCCGCTCGCAGACGCGCAGGCGGAACACATCAGCTTCCTTGCCAATCCGAAATACAAAGCCGAAGTCCACGACAGCAACGCGGGCGCGGTCATCGTTTCCGCCAAAGCAGCAGACGGATTTGAAGGGCGCAACCTGATTATCGCCGACGACCCCTATCTCTATTTCGCCAAAGTCGCGCGCCTGTTTTCACCCATCGTCAAAGCGCGCGGCGGCATCCATCCGACCGCCGTCGTCGAGGAAAGTGCGACCGTTCCCGCAAGCTGCGAAATCGGCGCGAACGCCTACATCGGCGCAAACACCGTGCTCGGCGAAGGCTGCCGCATCTTAGCAAACGCCGTCGTCCAACACGATTGCAAACTGGGCGACGAAGTCGTCCTGCATCCCAACGCCGTCGTTTATTACGGCTGCACACTGGGCAGACGCGTCGAAATCCACAGCGGCGCAGTCATCGGCGCAGACGGTTTCGGACTCGCCTTTGCAGGCGATTCATGGTTTAAAATCCCGCAAACCGGCGCGGTAACGCTGGGCGACGACGTAGAAATCGGCTCGAACACCAACATCGACCGCGGCGCAATGAGCGACACCACCGTCGGCAACGGCACCAAAATCGACAACCAAGTCCAAATCGGACACAACTGCAAAATCGGTTCGCACACCGTCATCGCCGCCAAAACCGGCATCTCAGGCAGCGTAACCATAGGCAGCTACTGCATCATCGGCGGCGGCGTCGGTACGGTCGGACACATCGAAATTGCCGACAAAACCACCATCGGCGGCGGCACGTCCGTCACCCACAGCATTACCGAAAGCGGCAAACACCTCGCCGGCATCTTCCCGATGTCCACCCATAAAGAATGGGCGCGCAACGCTGTTTACATCCACCGCCTGAGCGAAATGAACAAACGGCTCAAAACACTGGAGCAGCAGCTTTCAGATGCCGGTCAAGACAGCAAATAA